A segment of the Anguilla anguilla isolate fAngAng1 chromosome 6, fAngAng1.pri, whole genome shotgun sequence genome:
AACCAGAAGTCTCCTGCTTCGTCTCGGTGCCATTTCAGGTCAGTCTGACTTTTCTCAGCTCCTTTCAGCTGAGAGATGTTTGCACAGTGTTATTACAAGTTTCAATCCATCATGGCTGCTGTGTGACAAACAGCACCTCAACTAATACAAAAAAGCCCTTATAAGTGCGTAAAGTGCATCTTCCGAtcctttcattcatttgtttgaattgaCTCTGCCTGTGGTCCACCAACAGGAAATAGGTTCTACACATTTGCACATATTCTACACATTTGAACAGCTAGATAGTAGGTCAAAGATGCAAAAGTAGTGTTCCACAGAATCCCCTGGAAAGCCAGATTACACAAGTCTAGATCTGTAATCATTATATCAGAGCTATTCTAAGCCTTGTTACTGattcttaaagggatatttcacttaggtataacataagtaattttgtggagtcTCAAATTcacttccatttattttcagtaccttgctgaaatgaatagttttaaagcacaagcacaaaccACGGAGGATAATACGAATAGTCATAACTTAAAAAGGTATCTATTTTGTTTGGATATCTGATGTATTTTCAACGTTTTGTTGCCATATGAAAGAAAAAGATgatctggaagaaaaaaaattattttaactaaGTGATGTATCCTTGTGCAtgataacaaaataaattaaactacaGGTTGTTGTATTTCTTCACAGCATCCTCTCTTAAAATAGTTCCTCCATTTATAGGTAAGTTACACCTAAAAACAGTTTATCAGCTCCACAGTGGCTTAATCAAATAActttaagaaaaaacaattacattaataTATTAACCTCATTGCAGTCAGCAGGGACAGCTGATGTTGCTAGTAATCATGCAAAGCAAATGCAATGAAGGAGGCTCCACAAAATGACCTGTTATACCAAAGGGAAATATCCCACAGGACAAGCCATCAGAGAGTTTTCTGGGTTGACAAAGCTACTGAAGCCCCAGTTACGGAACTGGAAAAGGATTAATGAAGCATTTCATAGAGCCAAGTCCGAAACTGGCAAGGCATAAGAAATTGGATTATATTAAATGTGACTACCTGGTTCACAGAAACAGGGACATGCAGTTAATTATTTGGAATAGACTTTTCTTTGTCCCTCTCACTCCCAACATTGAAATACGATGCAATGGTCTGGTGAATACTGTTTCATTTCCCGGGTTCCCTAATTGCCAGGCTAAATCTTTAGGGTAATACTACCTTCGCTTTTTACGTCCATCTGTCACTGAAACGGTCTGGGCTTCCAAGGCTGTCCGTTCAAGGGAAATTATGTGCTGTGTGGGGCACAAAGAGCTGAGAACTGTAACAATTAATAAGCATGTGTCTCTCAAGCCTaatgagctaaaaaaaaaagtattgcaaaaaaaagaagttggaTCAGTGATATTGGCTAAGCAAATGGGCTTGTGTCAGGGTCATGGGTTCAGTTCACAGGTGTGCCCTTCCGCCAACGAATGAGCAAAATACTCAGTCTGAACTGCTTCGCATAAATCATTCAGCTCGATAAATATGcgtaaaatgtgtaaaatgcgATTCTGTGGGTGACCTTGGGTGAAATATCCTCTTAAATTGAATTATATAAGAGCCTTTGTACAATCTGGAACTTTTTCTTATAGtcatcattttgttttggggttttgtttttttgggggtttttttcctGATGATATTCTGAAAAattgcctttattttattttccagaaacaAACTTCCAGAAAAAGCAGATAATTCATAGAAATGCTTAAACAGCCCTTTTCAATGCATTCTCCAGTATGAGTATACCTGATGTACTGGATGTGCATTGTTATTCCAAATGTGATGCAGCATTTATTACATCACTCTGTtcacttaattttatttgatattgCACTCCATAAAGGAATTGTTACAGATTACCTCAAAGTGAATCTGGCAGTCTCTTATTCAGtctgacattttaaatcattcaaGTCATGCCAGATACAAGATTGGTTATGATATTATGGTAGCAAAAGGTAAATCCTTTAGAGGGATAGTAATAGAATGGATGTGATTCGATCAATGCATGCTGGATTTGAAAAAGGGATGTCCCCTCACTGGTATATATAGTTACAGTAAAGGAAAATATCTATTGGGAGAATTAAAAACTTGCATAGCAGAAAAGTGGAAGTTTTCCCTCAGTCCCTTGCCAGGTAAAGTATTAGCAGCCTATACACCTTGTTTTGGTAGATAATTGCTTTGAGCTGATGCAAGTTGAGAAGAAATTGCAAAACAATTAGCCCTGTTAGCAGCATGAACGGGTGAATGTGAGCAAAGCAAACGCAAGGTTGAGTATAAAACAGGGCTTCTGAAGTGATCAGGGTTTGCTTGGTGTTGGACAGAGTCATAAGTTAGATGTAGTGTATGCAGGCTGCATATATGACAGAGAGGGgacctgtgggaaaaaaaagaattgagaATCGAGAGAGAGGAAAATGGAAACAGTAATCCCCCATGGAGCAGGTGGTTGCCAGTAGGGCTGTGATGACTTTACAGCACCATAATTCAACCCCCACCTACTTCGGAGAAAATATGTAGCTGTTAAACTAAGGGCACaggaaatatgtgaaatttaaaaggtGGCTAAGTTGATCATGTCATCCAGCATCGATGAGTTTTGACAGGTGGCAGTTGTGCTGATTCCCTTTACTGCTGGATCTCAGGGTTCAAAGGCAGGGCATAGAACCTGTGAAAACATGTTCTCACAAAGGGAAGAGCCTGTGTCCGTGCCACGTCTGACAGAGCACAGTGTGAACCCGCTGAGCTGACAGACAGccttctgttttctctcttcGTCCTCTCCGCAGGTTCCAGCGTGTGAGTTGACCATGGACAAAGTGCTCCGTGGCCTGCTGCTCCTGGGAACCGCTGTGACCATGGCCCGCGCATGCCCCAAGTACTGCGTCTGCCAGAACCTGTCCGAGTCGCTGGGCACGCTCTGCCCCTCCAAAGGCCTGCTGTTCGTGCCCCCGGACATCGATCGGCGAACGGTGGAGCTGCGGCTGGGCGGCAACTTCATCCTCCGGATCACCCAGCAAGACTTCGCCAACATGACGGGCCTGGTGGACTTGACCCTGTCCCGAAACACCATTGGATTCATCCAGCCCTTCTCCTTCTCCGACCTGGAGACCCTGCGCTCGCTGCACCTGGACAACAACCGCCTGACAGAGATCGGCCCGGACGACCTGCGAGGGCTTATCAACCTGCAGCACCTCATCCTCAACAACAACCAAATGGAGCGCATTTCGGAGCGGGCCTTTGAAGACCTGGCGCTGACGCTCGAGGACCTCGACCTGTCCTACAACAACCTGCGGGGCCTGCCCTGGGACTCCGTGCGGCAGATGGTGAATCTGCACCAGCTCAGCTTGGACCACAACCTCATTGACTACATCCCAGAGGGCACCTTCACCGACCTGGAGCGGCTAGCTCGCCTGGACCTCACTTCCAACCAGCTGCAGAAGCTGCCGCCCGACCCCATCTTCGCCCGTGCCCAGGACACGGTGGTGCTCACCACGCCCTACGCGCCCCAGCTGTCCCTCAGCTTCGGCGGGAACCCTCTGCACTGCAACTGCGAGGTTCTCTGGCTGCGCATGCTGGAGAGGGATGATGACCTTGAGACCTGTGCTTCCCCTCCCAACCTGAAGGGGCGCTATTTTTGGCACATTGCGGAAGAGGAGTTTGTCTGTGAGCAGCCCCTCATTACTCAGCACACCCACAAGCTGCTGGTCCTGGAGGGGCAGACCGCCAGCATGAAGTGCAAGGCCATCGGTGACCCCGCACCCACAATCCACTGGATCACTCCCGATAACCGGCTGATAGCCAATTCTTCTCGGACCGTGGTGTATGGGAATGGCACGCTGGATATCCTCATCACCACGTCGAAGGACTACGGTACTTTTACCTGCATCGCGGCTAATGTGGCCGGGGAGTCCACCGCCACTGTGGAGCTGTCCATCGTCCAGCTCCCGCACCTCACCAACGACACGGGCCGCACCTCACAGCCAAAGTCCCGGCTCTCTGACATCACCAGCTCTACCAAGACCACCAAGGGTGAACCTAAGGCTCAACCCGAGAAGGCAGTGTCAGTGACGGAGGTGACAGCGGTCTCAGCCCTGGTCGGATGGACGGTCAGCAAGGCAGCACCCAAAGTCAAAATGTACCAGCTTCAGTACAACTGCTCTGATGATGAAGTGCTGATctacaggtaaaaaaaatgggaaagggGGCTACAATGAATGGcaaagagaataaaaaacatttactgtccCCATGGGGCAAATTTGTCTCACAGCATTTGCAAAATATTGGACAATGGCGATGAACAGTTCAGcaaaacacaatttacaatGCACTATTATGCACATGGTTCAATAACATCGTACACAATGAATAACAATGTACACAATTTACTATGGTGATGGATGATTCCTCAGTCAGCAAATAGTTCTGCGTATGCACTGAGGTGCTGAATAGAAAACAacagttttttattgtttttatgttcatCATTTGACATCTTATTAACTGAAAGCCTTCCCATATTCCCTTGCTCAGTAAACCTTAGGAAAGAGGGAATTCCTCAATTCACTGAGTTAAATAGTCTGTCAACCTGGTTACAGTCCATAAGGCATATATTATAGATAACCATGcagaacattttgaaattaatgtGAAACCAGCCAGGAAGGAAATCCAGTCACTAAATaggatttcatttttcatttcaaaatcgAGTGAAAAGTTGAAAAGTGTGGTGTGAAATTTTAATCCTCACCATATTCAATGTAACTCTTTGTCACATTCCCTTTGACCTGATCTAGTAActtttttactgattttttttccagcaagtCATCAACGCATACAGTCTTCCACTGCTTCTCCACATATTACTTTTCAAGTTTGCAGAGAGAGtattgtcaaataaattatGACAACAACATTATATGGAAAATAAACATAGGAAATTGCCAGGGCATCAGCATATATTTGGCCCACACAGGCTAAGTAAGATTTTGGTACAGCATTGAACTATGATAGAAAGGTACACTTTCAGGCTCCAGAGAAACACTCACATATAAGTGGTGCTCTTGATGTCATGGCCCACCAGATGTCACCACGTTAACAAGTCATTACAAtagaaaattaatgaataataatgcatttgatAGTATAATGGCATATGGCATATGGCATTATAATATGATCTAATAAGTGATGATCTTATTATAGAACTTGTGGAAGACATGAAATGaaccgtgttttttttttttgacaaaagaTTGCTGAATTCAGCTGACTCACACGAGCATTTAAGCACACACGGCATTTGCTTAAGGATAGAAATGCAGCTTTTGTTAATTTGCCATAAAACACTGAGCCAAGTGCCCCATTAGGGACAACTTACATGTATAAAgactaagaaataaaaataattaacaccCAATAATGGTGAACAATTACAAgccatttaattgctttttgtttctcagCACAACCAAACTAACAGTAATTGGAAGCCGGGTTTGCCCCTGAAGTggcagcagattttttttttttttttttttttttttttgtgaactgaTGGAAACaaaatttcatgaaatattttttggaataatTTGACATCTGAGAGTAAAAATGTTCTCATATCTCATTGTGAAATGAGCCCCAGACTCATAAGGGTTGTCAATTTGCGGAGTATTGCCATCACCAGGGTGTTAAGGGTAAAATATAACACGGAGGCCAGACAGCTGAATCCATATATCTTTAATATAACGTGCTGATACAGTCAAGCAAGATGAAGTGGCACAAAAGATTTGCAATTGAAATGCACTAATGATGGCATCCGTATGAATAATACATGCCTGTGGTAAAGCACGGATGCAGTTACGGAGAATTATGCATCTGTTTCGTACATACTGTaatatttcacactgaacaGCAATGAAGCCCCTGAGCCATACTTTACCTTGTGATGACCCAAGTGTCTCAGAGTTGATAATGAAATGCCCACACATGTCATGGATTGTCGTGCAGTTGGTGCTATATTTAAAAGCGGCAAGTTCAGGGGAACTGTTGGATATTATTAGCTGACACTAAGACAAGGCTGTGTCAATGAAATTGTGTTCAAAGGCGATGGTGTGGGACTACTGTTTGTTTAGGGAACTGAGCTCTTAGCCCGGAGACACTGCTTAAAgtgatgtttcattttctggGTTAAAAGCAAGGCAATTTTCTTAGTTAAGAAACAATATCCTACAATATAAATGATAGACTGGAAGTTATGTGTGTCACACAGGGTGAGCCATCTGCTTAGCAAGTATCTGACTGAGaggttttctgttttgtaaaacattttttttttaattacataacTGTTGATCATGTATTCTTTGTCTTTAAATCAAGAAAGGAGTCCAACAAATCCGTtagtactgtacatacattgaCAGCTCCTACAGTATATCGGCGCAAAATAGTTTATGTTTCTCAAATGAAAACGTGTTTatcattttaagtgttttgagtgagaaaaacaagtttaagctttttttttctttttttttgattgacatTGCATTGATATTAAATGCAAAAGACTAATCTTGGGCAGCCTTAGCCAGTTTCTATCCAGGGGCAGTTTTTTTGGACTTGCTctaattattgttgttgcctCATGCTGTCTGCCGAAAAAAAGCAATACAATCCTAAATTGCATTTTCTGCccgaagacaaaaaaaaactaaactttttATGATGAGCATTGCCTTGTATTTTCCATAATTTCACCTTGTTCCGATGTATTTGAATGAAAGTAAATTAACCCGTTGACGCTGACAGCCTGaaatcaatcaaaatgaacTCGGAAGAACAGCAGCCCCCCTGGGAATAGGTCAGCAAACACGCGAGCATCTTCTCCGCACAAGGAAGGCAATTATGAAGGAGCAACAGATTACATCGCCAAGACTCTTAAAATGGAAATAGTCAATATTCAAATTCTGCCCCAGTGCTGCATTGTGGAGTGAGGTGAAGGTTATGCCCACTTAATGCTTAGATACAGCACTGTAAGTTGGAATCCCAGGAGTACCACAGTAACAGCCTTCTGCTAAGTATGAGTAACAAATTTAAGGGCCAAGCCATGTGGAAGAGCGCaatgtgtgtacacagtggAACAGAGGAAAGACAGCAACCATATTGAAGTGTATAGTGAAGACGTTCTATAATTTGTGCATATCTGACAATTATATTTTAGTTGGTACAGGATAGTTTGAAGTTTTCTTGAAGTTAGTTATTGGAGGTAttgctattttaaaaaggaCCCCAGATGGTGTTTATCTACATATGCAAAACACTGAAGCCCTTACTGATTTATAAATCCTGGGTTATTATCTCTCAAAACAGCCCTATCACGTTTAAAATTGGGAACTTGTATTTCAAGGTGTATTGAGATGTTCCTGAGGAgtgcttattttaaattatgaggTGGTgtattatatttaacatttaagtcATTCAGTCATTTGTATATCAGTGAGTaatgtttgaaattaaaatccATAACCATAATTCAGTGCCATTTCAACACCTTTCAACCAACATTCAGTATAGTGCCTTTACAAACTCTTTACAGCATTCAAGGTACCTTGGATGTTTATCTTGAAATAGTGAGTATTAGGAAAACTGTATTAGTATAGATTTCAGCATTTGACAACACTGTCAGCTTGTTTCTGAAATGTATGTGAAATTTATATTGaatgtgtggagtggagtggaaagttttaaaaatacaatataatgaGGATTCCCGGTCTGAGTCTGATATCCAGATTTGACACCTGTGTCAGGAAAATAATGGTTTGGTGAACACTTTAAATCAGCATGAAATAACAAAAAGGTACAGGTAGATTAACAAGTTGAGATAAACTAAGAggaaaaacttattttttgtacaatgcaaaaaatataaaatttcttATATCACCTCACAGTCAGCCAGCTGGACAGAGAGCCatatttgtcatgttttatGGGCAGATGGGCATAACAAGGATATTTCAAAGCTGGTACTTATTTGACAGTCATAGCTGCATTAGCTTACAGTCTTTCAAAGTCGCAAAATGTATGCTTGCGGATGGTTTCCATTACAGTTCTGCAAAGCTTTATAACATTTGTCTGGTGACCTTTGGTCTATTTGCTTGAAAGTTGAAAAATTTTCaccagtccaaaaaaaaaaaaatttctcctgtgactttctttttcttattttttgaaTACCTTCCTGACCTCCTGTACTTGGTGGTAAATATTAGAACAGATGGCTTGCAGACTAACCAATGCTACTTCTTAGAATCTAGGATATAGAAAAACCCATGGACATGAATGCTGTAATTCTGTTTCATGTTAGAAATACTGGCAGGAGGTAAAACAGCACCAGTTTTTATAGCACCCTTTTTTAACACCTTTTATATATGAACTGTGTCAGGAGGCATTTTTGTACCGTGATTAAATGCTCAGTGATTAAGCATGCATTTCAAACTTATATAACCATAGTTAtatgatgaaattaaatttactgTTCCCCGGTTTTGTATTTAGACACAGAAttcaggaaaaaatgtaattgctatGTAATTCACCATATTTCTGTTTACCTTCCTATAATTACATTTACCCGAATGGCCATTATGTTACTTTTGTGATTTTCATATTCCTATTTCATTCTCCTTCTTGCTTTTTCTGCTCTTATTAACGAACAATTAATGGCAACCATCTTTTTTCCTTCGCTTAAAGGATGATCCCAGCGTCGAGTAAAGCCTTCCTGGTGACAAACCTGGTGTCGGGAACTCAGTACGACCTGTGCGTACTGGCGGCCTGGGAGGACACGGCTACCACCCTCACGGCCACCAACGTGGTGGGCTGCGTGCAGTTCTACACCCGGGACGAGTACCCGCAGTGCCAGTCTCTCCGCAGCCACTTCCTGGGCGGCACCATGATCCTGGTGGTGGGCGGCGTGATCGTGGCCACGCTGCTGGTCTTCATCGTCATCCTGATGGTGCGCTACAAGGCCGGGGGCGAGGACGACGCCCCCGCCAGCAAGCTGCCCAGCGTCAGCGACACGTACTCGCAGACCAACGGGGGGCGCATGCTGCGGAACGGGCTGCTGCCCACCAAGTCCAAGCCCAAGGTGACCCTGCGGAACGAGGTGGTGGAGTTCAGGTGCGGCTCTCTCCAGAGCAGcgtctcctcctcttcttcctcatcctcctcggGGCCGGTGGACAGCGGCGCCGGCGACAATTATGgacaggagggggcgctgtccAGCAAATGGAGGACCACCTCCTCGAAGGCCTGCCCCAACCTGGACCACCTGCTGGGGGCCTTCACTTCCCTCGAGCTGCGGGGCCAGAGCAGGGACCCGGGGCCCTCTGGGGCCTCCGCCGCCACGGCCGCGGAGCCGCCAACCGACAAGGAGCCTCTGCTGGGCCGGACAATGGACTCCACGCTCAGCAGGCTGCTCATGCTGCCCCTGGACAATAAGCCCAAGAGGAGCCACTCTTTCGACATGGGCGACGTCACCTGCACTGACGCCCCCTCGCAGGTCTCCAGCTACCCCAGGAGGATCAGCCGAATCTGGACTAAGAGGAGCCTCTCGGTGAACGGCATGCTCCTGCAGTACGAcgaggagggagaggtggaggagagcaAGGGGGGCGCTCTCGAGAGCTCCGAGTGGGTCATGGAGAGCACTGTTTGAGGGGGAAACAGCGGTCAGtgttgaaagaaagaaagaaccgTGAAACGAACACCCGGTCTTCTTaagacggggagggggaggagctgtgtTCGACATAAACCCTGCTGGAGCaggactgcttccctcccccattctccgcccccctccctccctccctccccccgtcccaGTCCCCCAACCGCATGAAGTTCATCCATGTTAATCCTGTCAGCCTTCCATCGCCATGTGACAAAGACTAAGTCCGAGATCGTGTTGCTTCGCACTGCTGACGCGGGCCGGCTGAGAAGACTCGCTGGCTGggtgcgcgcgtatgtgtggGGCAGGGTGAGAAGTGGTCGGGGAGGGAAATGACAAAATGGCGCCGGGGTCAATCTGGCGTGATCGCTGGCATTCCAGGGCCCTGCAGCTGAGCACATATATCGGTTCAAGCCGGATTTATAGAGGAGTGGGCTACAGACACATCATACGTGTGGATGGCCGCCTATCAGAGTGCTTCAGACTCTTGATGCAACTTAAGAgcaaatgtaattaattcattttgtattgtttcatttttttttattttataggaAAAACGCACATCAGTACAGATTGTTTATTCCTTCTTTTGAGATTATTTTTCTAAACAAAAGTTGGATTTTgttggcttttatttttcctcttggTTCCCTTTTGATCCACAAAGAGTTATTGCTTGTCAATAcaggtttcattgaaaatttGAGTGAAAATTGTGGAGTGATGAGTCATAATTGCAATCATGTTTGCTTCAGTGACAGAAGCAATGCTTTTTGCTTGAAATCTTTCCCATGATGTTTCTTTAAGCCAATATGGAAAACagtaagaaaatgtaattattactATGGTATGCATTACGTGCAGAAATATATTCATAGATTTTAAACCAAACTCTCTTTATTCATGGTAAGTTACAAAAtcgaaacatt
Coding sequences within it:
- the LOC118229273 gene encoding leucine-rich repeat and fibronectin type-III domain-containing protein 2-like, which produces MDKVLRGLLLLGTAVTMARACPKYCVCQNLSESLGTLCPSKGLLFVPPDIDRRTVELRLGGNFILRITQQDFANMTGLVDLTLSRNTIGFIQPFSFSDLETLRSLHLDNNRLTEIGPDDLRGLINLQHLILNNNQMERISERAFEDLALTLEDLDLSYNNLRGLPWDSVRQMVNLHQLSLDHNLIDYIPEGTFTDLERLARLDLTSNQLQKLPPDPIFARAQDTVVLTTPYAPQLSLSFGGNPLHCNCEVLWLRMLERDDDLETCASPPNLKGRYFWHIAEEEFVCEQPLITQHTHKLLVLEGQTASMKCKAIGDPAPTIHWITPDNRLIANSSRTVVYGNGTLDILITTSKDYGTFTCIAANVAGESTATVELSIVQLPHLTNDTGRTSQPKSRLSDITSSTKTTKGEPKAQPEKAVSVTEVTAVSALVGWTVSKAAPKVKMYQLQYNCSDDEVLIYRMIPASSKAFLVTNLVSGTQYDLCVLAAWEDTATTLTATNVVGCVQFYTRDEYPQCQSLRSHFLGGTMILVVGGVIVATLLVFIVILMVRYKAGGEDDAPASKLPSVSDTYSQTNGGRMLRNGLLPTKSKPKVTLRNEVVEFRCGSLQSSVSSSSSSSSSGPVDSGAGDNYGQEGALSSKWRTTSSKACPNLDHLLGAFTSLELRGQSRDPGPSGASAATAAEPPTDKEPLLGRTMDSTLSRLLMLPLDNKPKRSHSFDMGDVTCTDAPSQVSSYPRRISRIWTKRSLSVNGMLLQYDEEGEVEESKGGALESSEWVMESTV